Proteins encoded in a region of the Stieleria neptunia genome:
- a CDS encoding TIGR03032 family protein — protein MSMDNQQQPAAASDDAAVGGPERPTAMREINFRHSSKFVPLLEHLGCSLLVSTYAAGKVVSVGACDGQLHLGFSNFQQAMGIAPPRQASDAIGVKTSSIAVGGPNVIWFLRDGGSLARQVDPAGTYDRAYLARESFVTGNIHVHEMQWGADGQLWIVNTLFSCLSTLHEDFNFVPRWQPPFITELAPQDRCHLNGMAMEAGRPKYVSALGTSDAARGWREHKSDGGVLIDVPSGQVVAGGFCMPHSPRLHDGKVFMLDSGRGKLVTVDPQSGQAEEVASYPGYGRGLAFHGRYAFVGMSRARETSVFGGVPICQDRAAMRCGIVVIDWVSGQSLAFLEFESGVEELFDVQVIQSSRRTVVCGPYPREDQQLPVWVVPRGDQVDAIVGGASGDCVQRKRTC, from the coding sequence ATGTCGATGGACAACCAGCAGCAACCAGCAGCGGCCTCGGACGATGCCGCGGTGGGCGGACCCGAGCGGCCCACCGCGATGCGCGAGATCAACTTTCGGCACAGTTCGAAATTTGTTCCGTTGCTTGAGCACCTCGGTTGTTCGTTATTGGTTTCGACCTATGCGGCGGGGAAAGTGGTCAGCGTCGGTGCCTGCGACGGTCAACTTCATTTGGGGTTTTCGAATTTTCAACAGGCGATGGGGATTGCACCGCCACGGCAGGCGTCGGATGCGATCGGGGTGAAGACGTCGTCGATCGCAGTCGGGGGGCCGAACGTGATTTGGTTTCTTCGCGATGGTGGATCGCTGGCACGCCAAGTCGACCCCGCGGGGACCTATGACCGAGCTTACCTGGCCCGAGAGTCGTTTGTGACGGGCAACATCCATGTGCATGAAATGCAGTGGGGGGCCGATGGCCAATTGTGGATCGTGAACACGTTGTTTTCGTGTCTGTCGACGTTGCACGAGGACTTTAATTTTGTTCCACGCTGGCAGCCCCCGTTCATCACGGAATTGGCGCCACAAGACCGTTGTCATCTCAACGGGATGGCGATGGAAGCGGGACGGCCCAAGTATGTCAGCGCGTTGGGAACAAGTGATGCGGCGCGAGGCTGGCGCGAACACAAGTCCGACGGCGGGGTGCTGATCGATGTGCCCAGTGGGCAGGTGGTCGCGGGCGGTTTCTGCATGCCCCATTCTCCGCGGTTGCATGACGGAAAGGTTTTCATGCTGGATAGTGGTCGGGGAAAACTGGTCACGGTCGATCCGCAAAGCGGCCAGGCCGAGGAGGTGGCGTCCTATCCGGGCTACGGACGGGGGTTGGCGTTCCATGGCCGGTACGCCTTTGTGGGGATGAGCCGGGCGAGAGAAACGTCGGTTTTCGGAGGGGTGCCGATTTGTCAGGATCGGGCCGCGATGCGCTGTGGCATTGTCGTGATCGACTGGGTGTCGGGGCAGAGTCTGGCGTTTCTGGAGTTCGAGAGCGGCGTCGAGGAACTGTTTGATGTGCAAGTGATTCAAAGCAGCAGGCGAACGGTGGTATGCGGTCCCTATCCACGAGAGGATCAGCAGTTGCCCGTATGGGTGGTGCCGCGTGGCGATCAAGTTGATGCGATCGTCGGTGGAGCGAGTGGCGATTGCGTTCAAAGAAAACGGACCTGCTGA